The following are encoded in a window of Vidua macroura isolate BioBank_ID:100142 chromosome 26, ASM2450914v1, whole genome shotgun sequence genomic DNA:
- the MEF2B gene encoding LOW QUALITY PROTEIN: myocyte-specific enhancer factor 2B (The sequence of the model RefSeq protein was modified relative to this genomic sequence to represent the inferred CDS: deleted 1 base in 1 codon): MGRKKIQISRILDQRNRQVTFTKRKFGLMKKAYELSVLCDCEIALIIFNSTNRLFQYASTDMDKVLLKYTEYSEPHESRTNSDILETLKRKGLGLESHELELEEGPEPPGDKGRRLGEGVDLSLARPRFYSPVPLPEAAYGSSPPATEGSVGSGSSSPQGQGRSPAFRPAAPKPPGRSPGPLPPGLSYPLFPAASLSRALATKTPPPLFLGAEGRRGESQGSLASGRSGGSAARPLYPALQTLSPVLSPGSSGLPSHGLAGFPFLSPAQADFGAGEVPPPPGFLQPPAWQHPRDMAALGASSRIVPAEEPAAVPGASPQRQAISIKSERVSPGLGCPPGTPQPCLASLASLSEASRAPGDLQPRDDFAKGFPPYAPGPPRPLPDEQRVPVPTRRGQPEDVWQR; this comes from the exons ATGGGCcggaaaaaaatccagatcaGCCGGATTTTGGATCAGCGGAACCGGCAG GTGACCTTCACCAAGCGGAAATTCGGGCTGATGAAGAAGGCGTACGAGCTGAGCGTGCTGTGCGACTGCGAGATCGCCCTGATCATCTTCAACAGCACCAACCGCCTGTTCCAGTACGCCAGCACCGACATGGACAAGGTGCTGCTCAAGTACACCGAGTACAGCGAGCCCCACGAGAGCCGCACCAACTCCGACATCCTCGAG ACGCTGAAGCGCaaagggctggggctggagagccacgagctggagctggaggaggggCCGGAGCCGCCCGGGGACAAGGGCAGGAGGCTCGGGGAGGGCGTGGATCTGTCGCTGGCGCGGCCCAGGTTTTAT AGCCCGGTGCCACTGCCCGAGGCCGCCTACGGCAGCTCGCCCCCGGCCACCGAGGGCTCCGTGGGCAGCGGCAGCAGCTCCCCGCAGGGCCAGGGCCGCTCT CCCGCCTTCAGACCCGCGGCTCCAAAGCCACCGGGACGGTCCCCAGGGCCACTGCCCCCAG gtCTCAGCTACCCCCTGTTCCCCGCCGCCAGCCTGAGCCGCGCCCTGGCCACCAAAACGCCGCCGCCGCTGTTCCTGGGGGCCGAGGGCCGGCGTGGCGAgtcccagggcagcctggcGAGCGGCCGGAGCGGTGGCAGCGCAGCG CGGCCGCTGTACCCCGCCCTGCAGACCCTGAGCCCCGTGCTCAGCCCGGGCAGCTCCGGCCTCCCGAGCCACGGCCTCGCCGGCTTCCCCTTCCTCAGCCCGGCCCAAGCGG ATTTTGGGGCTGGCGAGgtcccgccgccccccggcTTCCTGCAGCCCCCGGCGTGGCAGCACCCCCGGGACATGGCAGCGCTGGG GGCCAGCAGCCGGATCGTGCCCGCGGAGGAGCCAGCCGCGGTCCCCGGCGCGTCCCCGCAGCGCCAGGCCATCAGCATCAAGTCGGAGCGGGTGTCGCCGGGGCTGGGCTGTCCCCCGGgcaccccccagccctgcctggccagcCTGGCGTCCCTCAGCGAAGCCTCCCGAGCCCCCGGCGACCTCCAGCCCCGCGATGACTTCGCCAAGGGCTTCCCCCCGTacgcgccggggccgccgcggcCGCTGCCGGACGAGCAGAGGGTCCCCGTCCCCACGCGGAGGGGACAGCCCGAGGACGTTTGGCAGAGATAG